In the genome of Thunnus albacares chromosome 8, fThuAlb1.1, whole genome shotgun sequence, the window AGGCTCCACAATTTTTACTTTAAGAAACACTTCCTTGGGAACAATAGAGTCCCTTAGACTGACAGGATGCCAGAAGGATAGACAGCTTAAATGTCAAGGACACAATGTCCAGACAATACAAATAAGTCAACAGCATACTTGCCTTTTCCTCTGAGCCTCACAAATTGATCTGGGATTCCCATCAGACAGGAAGGAGTCCTCTGTGGCTACTTGGAAAATTGACTCTTGACCTCTCTTACAGAGGGCTGTCATGgttcagagagaaagacagtggCAGCGTGCCATGTGCCAAACACATTATGATGATCCCAGATCAAGCCAGTACTTAAAGAGGACACAGAGGAGCTTTTGTTTGACACTTGGATGCCTCATCATACCCACTCGAAGGCATATGAAGAAGTGCTGTGGTCAGTGGGTTTGACATCTAAGCGTTGCACAGAATGTGACACTGGAGGAAGGGTGTCTGAGAAAGACATTTAGCACCTGGAAGAGCATTGATTGAGTGTCTAGTCCTGTGTAGCATTATATGCTTAAGTCAGATTTAATATGGTGTTCcctgtgattttctgttttcagctgtGAAGAAAGCGAAGTCAATATCACCATGgatgtgaagaaaaaagaaatggacCTCCTGAGCAACAGCATAGCTGCATATGCACACATCAAAGGTAAGTCACATTCTGAAGCCCAGCAAAATACCTACATCAACCTGTGCTCATGAcgtgaaaaagtttttttttaagtaatgaCATTTATCTCACGTTCATTTTTATCCTTTCTGTAGCAAACCCAGAGAGCTTTGGCCTTTACTTTGTGCTTGGAGTGTGTTTTGGCCTGGTGCTGACGCTCTGCCTCCTAGTCATCCGCATCTCCTGCAAGCCACGGACCAACATTGCCCCCTCCACACCTGAGAAAAAACAGTTAAAGGACATCAGCGAGGAGGACGAGGAGAGTGAggatgaagaagatgatgaagggGAGGATGTAGAGGCACCTATCCCTTTGCCCAGCACAGAAATCCCTGCCGGTAATCACACCAGCCTGCCAGATGGAACACTGAGCGTGAACGTATTTACCTCCGCTGAAGAGCTGGAGCGAGCACAGCGACTGGAGGAGAGGGAACGTATCATACGTGAGATTTGGAGGAACGGCCAGCCTGATATCCTGGGGTCAGGAACAGGGACTATTGGAAGAGTGCATTACTACTAAGATACATGAGGCGACAAGGGAACCACTGTGAAGGAGAGACATGGACCTGTGGGTGGGCCTGGAGTCCCTGAAGCCTATAAGACTTGAAAGCCTGTGTCAGAAACAATGCAACACCATGCAAACAGGCTGACAGTGATGTGCCACATTTGATATAATTGGCTCTGACAGAGCTGAACTATGTGATATTGCACTTCCTATGTATGTTATTTTCAACTGACTACATGATATTAAACCACAAGGTGTCTTAAAGACTAATGAATCCATATGAAAACAATGCAGTATGAGTGTGGGAGCTGATGGACACTTGAAGTAACTGGTATATTAAAATGTATGGCGCTTAATGACAAAAATGCACACAATAAGGTATGTAGTgagtaaaaaatgaaagcatAAATAAGGAcaatgtatgtactgtatgttgcagTGAAGATTCTCTTTGTGTGAATGAGGACATTTCTCCTTATGAATGGTGAGTTTATaaggaaaatacaaaactacTCTTGAAACGTCTTCTCGAAAACACCCTCAGGAGACCTCTCAAAGGAAATTACATTGTTTGAACAAGAACATATCAATCAATTTAGGGGGTCAGATTACATTGTAAAGACAATTAAGTCTTAATTTATGAGTAGGCTATATTACACCATGTCTGTATTTTCAGGGATAATTCCACCAAAGGAAATGACAGAATTAAAGTATTAAGATGAAATAATgcactgttgtttctcttcGTAATGCTCAAATGTCAGACGAATATACAGAACAGATTTCTTCTTCTCGTACCTTTGGGCCATGGATTTatatcaagattttttttaaaaaactgagaaaGCCTCATTTTGCCAGCATGATTAATGGAAAGGTCATCctatgtcatttgtttttttctgttcagtgTCTCTGTATGTGCCTTTAAAGGTTaaagaaatacagttttataaTAAAATTTCTGGGAAGCCTGAAAGTTGGCTCAGGTAGATGTGTTGCAGTCGGTACCGGTTGCACCTTATATCAAGCGCACCCTTCATGTAAAGGCGGGCCATTTAACCTGCACGCTGCTCCTGCGTTTAAGTTATTTCCTAAAGAAGAATTCGGCCAAAACTCCAATTATGTAACTTCAGGACAGTTTTGTGGATTAAAAATGAGTATTTGTGTCTCTTGCCATTATGTTAGTCGACCATTGATCATGTTAGTTGCCCCGAAAATCCACTTCAAGCAGTAGTAGTTTTCCTTCACCTACTGCTCACAACTTGGGACCACAGCGCTTCACTCCTCGCCAAGCTAAGTATTTTCTGCTTGTGCTaattgtgtgtatgtctttCTGCTTAGTTTATGTTTGTGAGCTTGGTAATGCTttaaggctgatttatggtaggTCGCTCGAGAGAAATGACACTTTACTTCCATGTCGCGCACCTGCAGAATTTTGTTATGTCGCGCAGTGTGATTGGATGGTGTTACTAACGTCACCATGGAGATTGTACTGAACttccttattgatattttggtctgtaacttTAGATAACTTGTAAACTAACGTCCTTGTTTAATTAGTTTAGCTAGCTCGCCGAAGCATAAATTGAAAACGTTGCACGACTCTTTAATTTCTGTCAAGCGACACTTATGAAAAATGTCGAGCGACCTACCATAAATCCGCctttagccacactagcagccAGGTTTTAGGGATAGTAATGTCAGCCGGTCAgtctgttggtccaccactttggtccagactgaaatatgtcaacaactattggatggattgccataaaatgttgtacagacattcatggtcccaaaaagatgaatcctaatgaatTAGGTTACTAAATTTTCCTCTAGCCccaccatgaggttgaaatTTTTGATTTTGGGTGAATTATCTTGACAACATGGATTGCCATATTTAGTAGCCTACAAGTTAATCAAGGTTCCCAGAGAATGAATGATTTTGTTGATCCCCTTTTTCAtttagtgccaccagcaggccAAAGTTTCCAGATACCCTGTGAATTATCTCAACAGAATTGGCAGAGAATTTCATACAGACTTTGATGGTCGCCATCAGGTCACCCTCAAAGCAGTACTAGAAGTACAACCTATagagctgctagtgtggctgttGACCCTTCTGTCTTCTTGGCATGTCTTCAGTCTTCTGGCTGCTAATTTCTGCTTGTGTGCTGTTGATATGCTGGCTGCTAATGTTGGCTCTTTATGCTTTTGATATGCTGATTCCTCATTTCCACTCTTATGTCGTTGATATGATGCTTGCTATTAATTGTATGCTCTTATGCTGCTGTTAACTATAGGTAGTGTTTGCACTGGTGCTGCTTTCCTGCATGGGCTTGGCTGAGCTTGTTTGCTTGCTTTCAAAATTATGCTTTTGATTCATGTATGCTGTAGTGAAACATGAGGGAGGGGGACATAACTGTCCTCCTGTACACAGCCTATTCCCATCATTATTTCCCTTTTGTCTCAAAAAAGATACTGTAGGTAGCTACTTTAACAGTCGTCAGACACTTTATATTCAGCTAAGTTAGAGATATTTCAACTTAATGCTATGACTTAATAGGACAGCTtgctttgctgtttttcatatCTGCACTGGTGTTGCTGCTGCTACGGTTATGTTGCTGCCACATAATATTACATAAGAAAAGCCATCTAATTTTGCTAGATTGAATATTTCCTGATTGGAGGTGCTCACTAGATTCACCTTGTAGTCGTGGTGTCCTGCAGGATTCCACATAATAGCTGGTGTTAGGCTTTCTGTATATAGTGTGGTTTTGGCGGGTATTATTGTCACTCCCAAATCTATGCAGTTCCAACTTTACAAGGGGAGTGACGAGGTCAGAGCCTAGGTGGCCAGTATcaactctgtatactgtgtatTATTCACATAATAAATCCATTCCACgtgagttggctgactgaaatATTGTTTGGCTGCCAATAAAGACTTACAGGACATTGATGAATTGCCCACAATGGGCAAATGTTTGTTCTGGATATTATCACAAGTTAGTTTTTCAGTGGTTGGTTGATTTACAAGCCATGAATGTATGAATTCTTGGCATTTCAATAGTCTTACAAAAGGCGAAATGGGCTAAATGCTCATTAGTGTATGGCATGTGTCCATTTTTACCCTGGATGCTATAAACGTTAGTCTTAGAACCTCATGGTGTTGAGCCTGGTGTAGCGTTGCACAGAGGAAGGTTTTGGTTGGAGAGGATGGCAGGCCAATAACTTCCGCTAGATGTCTGAGTCGTCTTCAAAGTACACACTGTGCTGGAGGAGCAGACAGGGTTCAGGTTTGCCTTGGGGCCCGCTCTGTTTTCAGATGGAGCCCACACTGAAGTCATCTCTGTTGAGGTCTTGGAAAAGCCTCTCATGTGGTCAAAGCCTTTCAGAAATCAGTGGTGTTGATGGTGTGGACTCTTTGAAGCAGCTGtgtaattttatttgtgtaaacCTCGTGAATTTGAATGGCGTCTACCTCGAAATCATAGGATCCGAAATATGTTTTACTAGACCCCACAATTCAATATTTTGAAGAAGcgtcttcttctttttgcagGATATAATCAAGACGCACATATACTTAGAAACAACATATTTTCAGTGTCATGGTAATTATGCAACTATGAAACAATACATCAGTAAAATTAAGTGAACATCAACATGAAGAAAATCCAGTTCGAGAAAGCCATAAATCTGCACCACAACACAGTGTGGGAAAGATCTCCACAAAGACGAACATAGTACAAGGGTTAAGACTGTCATTTGTGGTTCTTTAGTTGAATCCAGAAAACACCCTTTTATTTTGTAGATCTATAGCTTCATGCTATTTAAGCACTAACTTAAATAGTTAAATTTATCATTATATATAGTATCAATTATCATAGTGATTTTCTCCATattaaaatggt includes:
- the eva1ba gene encoding eva-1 homolog Ba, encoding MDVKKKEMDLLSNSIAAYAHIKANPESFGLYFVLGVCFGLVLTLCLLVIRISCKPRTNIAPSTPEKKQLKDISEEDEESEDEEDDEGEDVEAPIPLPSTEIPAGNHTSLPDGTLSVNVFTSAEELERAQRLEERERIIREIWRNGQPDILGSGTGTIGRVHYY